A section of the Lepus europaeus isolate LE1 chromosome 19, mLepTim1.pri, whole genome shotgun sequence genome encodes:
- the LOC133748702 gene encoding vomeronasal type-1 receptor 3-like, producing the protein MAALGMKHFHSDIGFKLVFYVHRVGRDMSTGSTCLVSITQAITVSPRNTGWAKLKAKAHKNIGSSITLFWMVNLVINVMIPVHETGNRRDKNLARNTDYGYCYLANSDRFTVNRALHAALVLFRDVFFVVLLLWSSSSMVFTLYSHKQQVQYIHRNNVSSKSSRESRATHSILVLKCGDCGKPQVSAASDVMYLAECSKTVIPNSSLLSGFTGAKVSTLRITREEPVDSHACGLMRTNPPRSSRAGHEWNLRLRENNQALGADGMAIKNLTTGMIFLLQTVSGILGNFSLLGHYLYLCFTGCKFRSTDLIIKHLSVANCLVILSKGVPQTMTSLGMKPFLSDIGCKLVFYVHKVGRDVSIGSTCLLSITQAITISPRNPRWAELKAKAQKYIGPSTILCWMLNLILNVLVPVHVIGNRNDKNITKKTDHGYCYSVSRTKFLDLLYAVQVLFRDTLFVALMLLASSFMVFILYRHKQQVQYILGTSISSRSSPESRATHSILVLVSTFVSLSTLSSILHICLAVLSSPSLWLVTTSEVIAGIFPVVSPYILMSHDSRVPRCCCAHTRNTDFYA; encoded by the exons ATGGCAGCTTTGGGGATGAAGCATTTCCACAGTGATATTGGGTTCAAGCTTGTGTTCTATGTGCACAGAGTGGGCAGGGATATGTCCACTGGCAGCACCTGCCTGGTGAGTATAACCCAGGCCATCACTGTCAGTCCCAGGAACACAGGGTGGGCGAAGCTCAAAGCAAAGGCTCACAAGAACATTGGCTCCTCCATTACACTCTTCTGGATGGTGAACCTGGTTATAAATGTCATGATACCTGTGCATGAGACTGGGAACAGGAGGGACAAAAATCTCGCAAGGAACACTGATTATGGCTACTGCTATTTAGCCAATAGTGACAGATTCACAGTAAATAGAGCACTGCATGCAGCACTGGTGTTATTCCGAGATGTTTTCTTTGTGGTCCTCTTGCTGTGGTCCAGCAGCTCCATGGTTTTTACCCTGTACAGCCATAAGCAGCAGGTCCAATATATCCATAGGAACAACGTCTCCTCCAAGTCATCACGGGAGTCCAGAGCCACCCACAGCATCCTCGTCCTG AAATGTGGAGACTGTGGGAAGCCACAGGTGTCTGCAGCATCTGACGTAATGTACTTGGCAGAATGCAGCAA GACTGTCATTCCAAATTCATCGCTGCTCAGTGGATTCACAGGAGCCAAAGTCTCCACTCTCAGAATTACTAGAGAGGAGCCTGTAGACTCACACGCTTGTGGTTTAATGAGGACAAACCCACCGAGGTCCTCCAGAGCTGGGCATGAATG GAATCTcaggctcagagaaaataatCAGGCATTGGGAGCTGATGGGATGGCCATCAAAAACTTGACAACAGGGATGATCTTCTTACTTCAAACTGTCTCTGGAATCCTGGGGAATTTCTCACTGCTTGGCCattatctctatctctgcttcacAGGATGCAAGTTTAGGTCCACAGATTTGATCATCAAACACCTGTCTGTAGCCAACTGCTTAGTCATTCTCTCCAAAGGAGTCCCCCAAACCATGACATCTTTGGGGATGAAGCCTTTCCTTAGTGATATTGGGTGCAAGCTTGTATTCTATGTGCACAAAGTGGGTAGGGATGTGTCCATTGGCAGCACTTGTCTCTTGAGTATCACCCAGGCCATCACCATCAGTCCCAGGAACCCCAGATGGGCAGAGCTCAAAGCAAAAGCACAAAAGTACATTGGCCCCTCCACTATCCTCTGCTGGATGCTGAATCTGATACTGAATGTCTTGGTACCTGTGCATGTGATTGGAAACAGGAATGACAAAAACATCACAAAGAAAACTGATCATGGCTACTGCTATTCTGTGAGTCGTACAAAATTCTTAGACTTGCTGTATGCTGTCCAGGTGCTATTCCGAGATACTCTCTTTGTGGCACTCATGCTCTTGGCCAGCAGCTTCATGGTTTTCATCCTATACAGGCACAAGCAGCAGGTCCAATATATCCTTGGAACAAGCATCTCTTCCAGGTCCTCCCCAGAGTCCAGAGCCACCCACAGCATCCTCGTCCTGGTGAGCACCTTTGTGTCCTTGAGCACTCTCTCCTCCATCCTTCACATTTGCTTGGCTGTTTTAAGCAGCCCGAGTTTGTGGCTGGTGACCACCTCTGAAGTAATTGCTGGGATTTTTCCAGTTGTGAGCCCCTACATCCTCATGAGCCATGACTCCAGAGTGCCCAGGTGCTGCTGTGCTCACACAAGGAATACAGATTTCTATGCTTAG